TTGCCACATGAGCATTGTTGCTACAACTCAAATCCTTCTTTTGCCCCTTACTCTTATTTCCCACATCATCCAACATAGAAGAACCCAACAGTTTTCCATCATTTCCCACATAATTAGTATTTAAACTTCAATGCCATTTGACTGAAAGTCATCAAGACATTAGAAAAAGGCAATCTAAGTACGTCTACAATTGTTTACCTTTCCGAATGTGTCGTGGTCCCAAACTTCAACAATTAGCATATCATGTAATCCATCCTCAACAACAAAGTCAAATGTTTGATTCCAAACAGGATTCAAGCTGTCATTCACAACCTGAgaaattaacaaacttttagGCCCAAATAAGTTTGTAAtgtgttcataattaattaagccACAAAATTGGGAATACCctggttttgttttttgtttctgcTTTCTTCAAGGTAAGAACAACAAAAGGATCAGATTTCCCCATGAAATCTGTTGCAGGCAAGTCTTCAGCAGATATTACAGTAACAGAAAGGACTCCTCTAATAATAacctcctttttcttttgggtAACTGCGTTTTCATTTCCATTAGACTCTACTCCATTCGCATTTTTAAGAACCTTTTCCAAAGATGTCATTGAGTAGTTGGGAGCAAATGGGTTTGTAAAGCTATTCTCCATGCCAAATGGACAGTACAAGAGCTCCAAATGTACCTAATTAAACAGAACAATAATTGTAGCAGGTCAGATTTCGCTTAATTATTTGGGGAAACTTCCCTTGTTCAAAAGTCTCCCAGCAAAATTTTGATTATAAGTTGATACAAACACACTTAACAgaggaaaatatatttattgtgcCATACAATTGAAAATATGTTCACAATTGTTTATAAACTAGGAAATGATTATAAATTCATATTGACAGGTACTtttgaaatatgaaatgaaGCACCTAGACTTCAAGAGAGAAGTTGGGTTTGTCAAACGTAGGGTGCAAATCAATAAAACAGGTTGAAAACTTTAAAGTTTGAACAGTACTTTcaggaatttaattttaatattatagtttgaaaagaaaaaattaatcactTCTTTGATTGATATTTGGATGGGAATTGCATGAATGACAAGTGCAGCCTAAACGAAAGTCCAAGGCTCTTTCCCTCTTGATGGCAAAGCTTGATTGACTGACACTAAGAGCCATTCTTTCTTTTGAACGCATTTTGCACATATTGTAGGCATATTTTCATACAAGTGTATGTGTTTTCATGTTTAGGCTCTTAAATATGtagttatataataattttagcaTATGATCTATGTAGAATTGAGCCTTGTACATTGGACTATGGTGTGCCCATGTGATGTCTATGCCTCATAGTCATAGCTCCTTGATTTAACAATTATCCAGCTCTAGGTATGCTGCTAACAGGGTAGCATTCTGCTAACCTATTATTTGCAAAAAACACAGGATAGCTAAGCACTATAGTGTCGTGGGGGTTCGAAAGGTAAACTCCAAAGTCACAAAAAAATTCTCACCTAAACCAAGAATCTGCAAGCCATCTatagttttaagttttaataattaatatagcaAGTCATACATGTATTTCTTACCTGCCCTCTGTTCTTCGTATCCCTTTGAATCTCCAAATCCTTGACCAACTTCAACCAAACATCCTTTACTTTACCAGGTTGAAGTTCACTAAGCTGTAGCTGAGCACATCCAATCAATTCAGATGACTGTAAACCCTCAGAATCATAAACTTTAACAGTTACGTGCTGAGTGGACACATCTTcaacaacaaattcaaagtgtTCATTCCAAATCGGATTCAAATCATTGTTCTGGAGGgagaaaacaaaattagttatttCTTCCATAATTGAAATCCAATAATtctctagagagagagagagagaggaaaaagaaatcaaCTCACAATTGTTttgcttttcttcattctttcgCGTAAAGGCCGTATGTATACAACGGCATATGGATCTGATTTTCCAATGATATCCTTGTTTGTTAATTCCTTTGCTTGCACAAGCTTTACTTCTAATATCCCCTCGGGCTTCAACTCCAAATCACTAAACAATAAAACACAGTGAGGTCCAAAATGAAAACCTGTGATTCAACCAGATGAAACCACAGTGAAAGTAGTCCCATGATTAACAAATCATTAGAATATTTAGAAGATATCGCATAATTTGTTATTATATCTTCAGAATTGAATATCTTAGATGGTCCCTAGTAGTGTTTCCAAGTTCTATTGAATTTCATGATTACCCTCAATTTAATTAGGAATAGGAGTctagtattaatataaaatagtgGCCATGTTTTGAATTGTGTATCGCATCCTTGATCCTTCATACCAATATCAAGATAAGTTTATTAGTCTAAgagacccccccccccccttttttctaTTCCTAAACCCTCAAATTTCAACGTTAAGAAATCCAGTGATTGATACAGCCACATTAATTAGCACTGCCAAATTGACTGGTCAAAAGGTTTAGGCATGGGGACCAGACATAAAGCAATGCGGAGATAAATATTTCCAAAGGCTAACTTGGTCTAGCATCTCCACATGCCCCTTAGTATTATGCATCACCATTTCATAGATTATAATTCGTTAGAACCATAACTTGTATCATGAAACTAGTTGCAGAGTCTCATTTATAGCTCATTGGCAGTCATCACTTatataattattagattatatCTTATGATTTCAATTCctctaaaataagtaaaatagtAAAGGATTTTAATTAAAGTATGCTAGTGGCTTACTTTATTGTTTTGGATCTCTGCTAGTTAGATATATCTTGTCATGTGTAATTGTAGCTAGTTCTGTTACACAGACAACTGTCAGAGGGCTGTTAGATTCTATTATAACAGCCTCAGACAGCTGTAACTAACTCAGTTGTATTGGGTTCTGTTATTCAAGACTCTACAAGTGCTCTCATCATTCAGAGACACTAACCTTATGCTTGTTTGAGTGTAAATAGAAAGGTAGGAGATGAGTGAGATAGGATAGAAATGCCAAATTTCTACTTGATTGAGAGAACAAATAAGAAGTAAAAATTTTAATGGATCCCACCAAAAAAAATTCCCCCTGAAGTGGGGGGAAATGTTTGttacatttgattttttttgttttacttttttaaaaattaaatagtttttttatggcataaaataataaataattttatgtttaagaaaaaatataataaaatgtttgAAACTTTgacttcaattaattttttaattagtataaagcttttttatattattgatttatttatttctacccACTATTCCACTCATCCAAAcaagcaaagaaaaaaatttcacttctcttttttcttacttatATATCCACTCAAACgagattttatttaccttatttCTCTTTTACTTCTATCCTTCCGAATTTTCTACCTCTtaagtttttcctttttatttcccttataaattataatccaAACAGAAcattagtgtattttttttttagaagcaATCACTTACTTTTTAAAAGTGCTTATAGGAAGCTGGCAGaaataagtaataatttttgcaAAATAAGCTAAACCAATcacaataattttaactttcagATCAGAAAACTTCAAGATCAAGATgcaactctctctctcacactcaCACATATtcctctcatttttttcaagtttCTCATCTGCTCATCTtctaataaaagtataaaacacATTGTACTCAACTATAGTAGAAATTCCAGAATCAACCACCCCCCCAAAACCAAGAACTTAAAGGTTGGCAATAACAAAAAGGGAATGACAATGATAACATTGAAGTGTGCTCATGTGATCCTTCtctatttatttgatttacCTGTAATCTCCAGGCAAAATGGGTACAACTTTTCTCACGGGCCATGTAATAGAATCTTCAACAGCATCCCGAATTGCCCCCTGTAATAATTTACTAGacctaattattataaaacatttgaatttgaGGCACCTAATTAACTAATCTAATTAGAGAGAAAAGGACAAAAATGCAGAAAAAGATATAAGAACATGTTAGGATCTAATTGCAAGGTGTGGGGACTTGAGTCACACATTAACAGCATGGGATTCTAGTGTGGGGTTTACAAGGCCCTGGGCACTCCAACTACAATGACTAGCTTTTGCAATGTGGTTCTCCCAAGGTTCTTATCAATGGTATCATAGCTTTTCACCATGCCTCTCAACTTCAAACAAGCGGCATAGGTGGTGGCATCAGCATTGTAGGGTTCACACAAGACTAGTCAAAGAGCCAGTGGATAGCCAGCTTTCGCAGGCACTGGGGCTGCAAAGCATTGTATAATGTTAAGATCCAATTGTAAGGTATGGGACTTAACTTAAATCTCACATTGGAAGTGTAGGATTTATAACTCTTGAACTCTCCAACTACAATGGCTAGCTAGTGCAGTATGGTTCTCTCAAGGTTAATATCATAAAGAAAGAATAATAAGCTCAGCTAACTATTTTGTTTATGAATGATTAAATTgtgtataatataaatataaattttataaatgaaacaCAATGCAGTACCGAATATTGATATGCTAGAAGGCACCAAAAGTAACAACAGAGGTACCAGCCAACACATAGAAATGAACACAATAttgacttcttttttttatatcaaaccaATTACATGAAACATTCCCTAGATTACTGGTTATATAGTCACTTAAAAGTTCATTTTAAAAGCTTTCATGAATGACAAAAATACATGAGTACAAACTTCAAAATGAATTCACAAGTGTCAAATATATGCACGTGTTCAGTGCACTCTGAAtactagaaattgaacacaTAATGTGCgctaaaaatcaagagatgaaaaatcattaatatgtGTGCTAAAATGAAGAGATGAAAAATGGAGAGGAATTGGGatgtaattataaaaagtatttgtttttaatttcaatttcacaTTCATAATTCtacatttttcataatttcattTAACAAAGTTAATGTACTTTGgaatgtttttttaacaaaaagtgAGGATGAAAACCCAAGctttgttttcttcactaataCTTACAAAAATTCTCTTGAGAACAATTGCCTTTTATCTAACCAAAGTAAAATGAATACAAAGCTATggccatttttttaaaagaatcatgaaaagtgaaaaacaatattctatcaaatttcaataatcggcaaaacagaaaaataaaatgacaggAAATTAAAAGATCAGCTGGAgttgatataaatatataattctttCTATAACCAACACCTCTGTGCTGTGCATGAGATTCATGGCATTTATAATGATAAAAGAGTGACCAGCACATAATATCTACTTTGAAGACAACAACAATTTAAAGTTACAAGTTTCCACATCAATACTGGAAATGCTTTCAAATAACAAAATGTGCTCTGTGACGATTAACATGACATATTCATCATCAGAGTCAGAGATGTTAAACTACAGCAAAGAATGGTGAAAGCTGCAAATGGATATCATTAACAGAAAATGGGAGTAGTCCAAACCTCTATTGCATCATATAATCCAGGAATTGCTGATATGTCGCCACCAATGACTTTTAGAGTAAAATCCAACTTTTTCTGaaagttaaaattttctcaAATGATTAAATATATTACATGGTGCATAAGGTTGAATGTCTTTGTAATTTGTAGAAATATGGCTTGACAAGTGTTTCAAGCTTGCTTAAAGAAATGTGAGAGGATGAAATTGCATGTGGCTGTATTAGATCACATTGAAGAGAAAGGTGTCATGAGAAGAAAAGAGGGGCTGTTTCCATAATTAGTAACTAACTGTAACCACCAAGTCACAAGGTGGCAACCTTGCTGTTTGACAAAGGCTCGCCCACTATgcgagaaaaaataaatatgaatctaAAATCAATTGGGTTCTATCCATGAGACTAATGCAACTGTTTTAACAAATTATTTGGCTAGATATTTCAAAACATATAACCTAAGTTTagcttaattaaaaatgaacctTAAGAAAGTGTTTGGCCCCATTGTACTACAAAAGAATGAGTAAATCCATTGAAATCTTGTCCTAATGGAGGTGCACTGAAACAAGTACCAAATGAATGGATTTAAGAAGAGATATCATACCTTTTGCCTTAATGAATAGCTAACAGCTCCAAAACCAGGAAATTCATCAACTAACGGCTTGAAGATCAACCTAAAAACACCCGTAAATCCAATATTTTTTACCTGAAAAAAGAGTATGAGAACACAAAATCAACTACATTTTTTCGAAGAAAAACCCTCGCATAATTAATGTGAATTACTTGTGCACAAACGGCTGatgtctaataattttttatgcatgttAATAATCATGACAAATGCAGGAAGAGGAGAATCTTTCCTTCACCTAGTTAAATATAGCATTCAGTTCCAGTGCTAAATGGATTAGATCTCCAACTAAATTGGAAGAATTTGGGTCTCACAATAGTTTGATTgagtgaaaagaaaaggcatTGTTTGGCATGGAGCCTTCAAAGAAAGGGACAAGTGGAGATATtactaaaaataacttaaacaaCTGGAGCATTTGAAAGAATCTAACCAGCTTCTATTAGTAATTAGTAACCAGACAAGCAGTGGCAGTAAAAAGTTGAAAGAAGTACCTGCACCGGTAGTGCAACACCAAGAAGAGTTTTAATATCAAGTATAATACTTGGGTTCCCATCCCATTGCATTTCTAACTCCATTGTAACACCATCCCCTCCATCCTCAATTATAGACACGCCTAAAGAACATCAACAAATTAGAAACTCCAAGTCCAAAGAAATGTATGACATTGATTAGCAAAATCTTCAGGTAGAGATcctttaaaagtaaatttagtAGGATGATAACTTGATGCCATAAAATGGGGAaggaacaaaatatataaactcaAGCAAATACGAGAAGCCTCCTCCCTCACACCCAAGAAACCACTTGTAAAGATATTTTGCATATGCCTACTTAGATTAAAGCTAGAAGCAAGGGATCAACAGATAATCACAATTATGAACTTGTCGGGATTCAACTCAATAATACAAGATATGAGTTGAAGGCATGCCTCCTGGAGCTGAAAAATAGGAATGGTGAAAAATGAAGCACGGTTAAAAGGTTGTGATTTTCACTCCTTGGTGCTTGACCTAGGGTGGAAATTAGAAAACCATTTTAGTACCATAGATTGGGTTGGTGCAAAAACTGAAATCTAGTTATTCTCCATTTCAAATACAAATTGATCTACATTTCGTTTTACTAAGCAAATAGATAACA
This region of Glycine soja cultivar W05 chromosome 17, ASM419377v2, whole genome shotgun sequence genomic DNA includes:
- the LOC114393291 gene encoding synaptotagmin-5-like, with translation MGFIFGVVVGIIVGLAIIVGFVRGENSRAAQRSQLATTVAAFARMTVEDSRKILPPQFYPSWVVFSSSQKLTWLNSHLTKIWPYVNEAASELIKASVEPILEEYRPVVLAALKFSKFTLGTVAPQFTGVSIIEDGGDGVTMELEMQWDGNPSIILDIKTLLGVALPVQVKNIGFTGVFRLIFKPLVDEFPGFGAVSYSLRQKKKLDFTLKVIGGDISAIPGLYDAIEGAIRDAVEDSITWPVRKVVPILPGDYSDLELKPEGILEVKLVQAKELTNKDIIGKSDPYAVVYIRPLRERMKKSKTINNDLNPIWNEHFEFVVEDVSTQHVTVKVYDSEGLQSSELIGCAQLQLSELQPGKVKDVWLKLVKDLEIQRDTKNRGQVHLELLYCPFGMENSFTNPFAPNYSMTSLEKVLKNANGVESNGNENAVTQKKKEVIIRGVLSVTVISAEDLPATDFMGKSDPFVVLTLKKAETKNKTRVVNDSLNPVWNQTFDFVVEDGLHDMLIVEVWDHDTFGKDYMGRCILTLTRVILEGEYKERFVLDGAKSGFLNLHLKWMPQPIFRDS